Proteins encoded together in one Prevotella scopos JCM 17725 window:
- the xerA gene encoding site-specific tyrosine recombinase/integron integrase, with the protein METGKNSKDIVSRYRRYLKLEKGYSANTLDAYMRDVDKLLRYLAVEQVNVLDVKLEDLEHFAAFISDLGIGPRSLARILSGVRQFYRFLVIDGYLEVDPTELLESPKQPDHLPEVLSTAEVDLLEQAIDLSKWEGHRNRAIIEVLFSCGLRVSELINLKLSNLYIEEQYVRVMGKGSKERLVPISPRALDELSYWFADRNVMKIKPGEEDYVFLNRRGQHLTRTMILIMIKRYAVEAGIKKTISPHTLRHSFATSLLEGGADLRAIQAMLGHESIGTTEIYTHIDTSTLRQEILEHHPRNILYTERQQMDLSTE; encoded by the coding sequence ATGGAAACAGGCAAGAATTCAAAGGATATTGTCAGCCGTTACCGTCGTTATCTGAAGTTAGAGAAAGGCTACTCGGCTAATACGTTGGATGCTTATATGCGTGATGTGGATAAGCTCTTGCGCTATCTTGCTGTTGAACAGGTTAATGTCTTGGATGTGAAGTTGGAAGACTTGGAACATTTTGCAGCCTTTATCTCCGATCTTGGCATTGGTCCTCGCTCTTTGGCTCGTATTCTTAGTGGTGTGCGGCAGTTCTATCGTTTCCTCGTTATTGATGGTTATTTAGAAGTTGACCCGACTGAGTTGTTAGAATCGCCAAAGCAACCTGACCACTTACCAGAGGTTCTTTCCACGGCAGAAGTAGACCTCTTAGAGCAGGCAATAGACCTTTCAAAGTGGGAAGGGCACCGCAATCGTGCCATTATCGAAGTCTTGTTCTCTTGTGGACTGCGTGTGTCAGAACTTATAAACCTCAAACTTTCCAACCTATATATTGAAGAGCAGTATGTCCGAGTGATGGGTAAAGGCTCGAAGGAACGTTTGGTTCCTATCTCACCACGTGCCTTGGACGAGCTAAGTTATTGGTTTGCGGATCGTAATGTGATGAAAATCAAACCCGGAGAGGAGGATTATGTCTTTCTCAATCGTCGTGGACAGCATCTTACTCGTACGATGATTCTTATCATGATTAAGCGTTATGCGGTTGAAGCTGGCATCAAGAAAACGATTTCTCCACATACACTTCGCCACTCCTTTGCCACCTCCTTGCTCGAAGGTGGTGCCGACTTACGTGCTATTCAGGCAATGTTAGGACACGAAAGTATCGGTACAACAGAGATTTATACCCATATAGATACCTCAACATTACGGCAAGAAATACTAGAACATCACCCCCGTAATATCCTATATACAGAGCGTCAGCAAATGGATTTATCAACAGAATAA
- the rbfA gene encoding 30S ribosome-binding factor RbfA, with the protein MQETRQNRISRLLQKELASIFQTQTRMMHGVLVSVTRVKVSPDLSICTAYLSIFPSEKGDEILKNINANEKTIRYDLGQRIRNQVRIIPELRFFIDDSLDYLERIDELLKK; encoded by the coding sequence ATGCAAGAGACAAGACAAAACCGCATATCACGACTTCTTCAAAAGGAGTTAGCAAGTATTTTCCAAACACAGACACGTATGATGCATGGTGTTTTGGTCAGTGTAACGCGTGTAAAGGTAAGCCCAGACCTCAGTATCTGTACTGCCTACCTCAGTATCTTTCCATCTGAAAAGGGAGACGAAATACTAAAAAACATCAATGCCAATGAGAAGACTATCCGCTACGACTTAGGACAACGCATACGCAACCAAGTACGCATCATCCCCGAGCTTCGCTTCTTCATTGATGACTCCCTCGACTATTTGGAGCGCATTGATGAGTTGCTAAAGAAGTAG
- a CDS encoding DUF4595 domain-containing protein: MKKTITIALLTAAVIGATSFFSSCSNKNDDDLIIDGWPDPVTIDLSKVFTNGIPKEADSMTIQTDDRGLVTGIKTKDETVSFKYNNTKTRAIVIPNVFMKVECNGDTTFYRMYLNYNGFVRECMIQQKGNTKEDTWRFTYNDNDQLINIIHSADDYKEFTLTYKDSNISEIETKTIVSQTTTRKKDTYKVAYTSDTTPTPIVNKGNIMLFNTTFGIDIGAMKYAYYAGLLGKATKNLPVQLIDKNGNKNNFTWTVNNNGFPTAMTSGSHQYKFVW, encoded by the coding sequence ATGAAAAAAACTATTACAATCGCACTTCTTACTGCAGCAGTAATAGGTGCAACATCTTTTTTTTCATCATGCAGTAACAAAAACGATGATGACTTGATTATTGACGGCTGGCCAGATCCTGTAACAATTGACCTTTCAAAGGTATTCACTAATGGCATACCTAAAGAGGCGGATAGTATGACTATCCAAACAGATGACAGAGGATTGGTTACAGGCATTAAGACTAAGGATGAAACGGTATCTTTCAAATACAATAACACAAAAACACGTGCTATTGTAATCCCAAATGTCTTCATGAAAGTAGAATGTAATGGAGATACAACGTTCTACAGAATGTATCTGAACTACAACGGTTTTGTTAGAGAATGCATGATACAGCAAAAGGGAAATACAAAGGAAGATACATGGAGGTTCACTTATAACGATAATGACCAACTAATTAATATAATCCATTCAGCAGATGACTACAAAGAATTTACTTTGACTTATAAAGATAGCAACATCTCTGAAATAGAGACAAAAACTATCGTTTCACAAACAACAACAAGAAAAAAAGACACTTATAAAGTTGCTTATACCTCAGATACAACCCCTACTCCTATAGTGAACAAGGGTAACATTATGCTCTTCAATACAACGTTTGGTATTGACATTGGCGCAATGAAATACGCCTACTATGCAGGATTGCTTGGAAAAGCAACTAAGAACTTGCCTGTACAGCTTATTGATAAGAACGGCAACAAAAACAACTTTACGTGGACTGTCAATAATAATGGTTTCCCAACTGCAATGACAAGCGGTAGCCATCAATACAAGTTCGTGTGGTAA
- a CDS encoding HU family DNA-binding protein, whose translation MTVNYKLLRTSGKLAQRKALRIVPIKKDVTGIERICQHIQQATTLTTADILGTISALKTELAEELKSGNTVHLPGIGFFSLALKGDMYEDPKTHRHQLRNVAVRKIRFRPDKDFHEALGKMIFENKTYKDGTSTLPIKSTVNAALKELFEENPIITVNDLRRRLNLSTTYAYQLTAQLEHEKKIINIGSRYRKMYKKA comes from the coding sequence ATGACTGTAAATTACAAACTATTAAGAACAAGCGGTAAACTCGCACAACGTAAAGCACTAAGAATCGTACCTATCAAGAAAGATGTCACGGGAATAGAGAGAATCTGTCAGCATATCCAACAAGCAACAACGCTTACAACAGCCGACATTCTCGGTACTATCTCGGCATTAAAAACAGAATTAGCAGAGGAGCTAAAAAGTGGGAATACAGTTCATCTACCGGGCATTGGATTCTTCTCACTTGCCCTTAAAGGGGACATGTACGAAGACCCTAAGACGCATCGTCACCAACTCCGTAATGTTGCTGTGCGCAAAATTAGATTCCGCCCCGATAAGGATTTTCACGAAGCGTTAGGAAAGATGATTTTTGAAAACAAAACCTACAAAGACGGTACATCCACACTTCCTATAAAATCAACCGTTAACGCTGCACTGAAAGAGTTGTTTGAAGAGAATCCGATAATCACCGTTAACGACCTCCGTCGCCGTCTGAACCTTTCTACAACCTACGCCTATCAACTTACAGCACAGTTAGAACATGAGAAGAAAATCATCAACATAGGTTCACGTTATCGCAAGATGTATAAAAAGGCGTAA
- a CDS encoding DUF3791 domain-containing protein, with protein sequence MSREETNQIRYIIALIAEFAKKFNLGQRQAYNYLKRFKGIDYLMSFYDVLHTQSFEDAIHDITIICERNGGALK encoded by the coding sequence ATGTCAAGAGAGGAAACAAATCAAATACGCTACATCATTGCTTTAATAGCAGAGTTTGCCAAGAAATTTAATCTTGGTCAGCGACAGGCATACAATTACCTTAAGCGTTTTAAGGGAATAGACTACTTGATGTCCTTTTACGATGTCCTACACACACAATCCTTCGAAGATGCTATTCATGACATAACTATCATCTGTGAGAGGAATGGTGGTGCGCTAAAATGA
- a CDS encoding O-methyltransferase — protein MPTTNTYTSLTDEAGCDAYLASHIDPEGDYLYRLYRATNIHTIHGRMTSGHLQGRLLKMLVQMIRPKNILEVGTFSGYSAICMAEGLEEGGKLYTFEINDEMEDFTRPWIEGSPVADKIDFRIGDAAEEAPKLGIMFDMAFVDGDKRNYTEVYEKLLPIIRPGGYILADNTLWDWHVIDPAYDHDQQTIGIRHFNDFIAKDDRIEKVILPLRDGLTLIRKK, from the coding sequence ATGCCTACAACCAACACCTATACTTCTCTCACCGATGAAGCAGGCTGCGATGCCTATCTTGCTTCGCATATCGACCCAGAAGGCGATTATCTTTACCGCCTTTATCGTGCCACAAATATTCATACAATTCACGGACGTATGACAAGCGGACACCTGCAAGGTCGTCTCCTGAAGATGCTTGTACAAATGATACGTCCTAAGAATATTCTGGAAGTGGGTACTTTCAGTGGCTATTCGGCTATCTGTATGGCTGAGGGATTAGAGGAAGGAGGCAAACTCTATACCTTTGAAATCAATGACGAGATGGAGGATTTCACCCGCCCTTGGATTGAAGGGTCGCCTGTTGCGGATAAGATTGACTTCCGTATCGGTGACGCTGCAGAGGAGGCACCAAAGTTAGGGATTATGTTTGACATGGCTTTCGTTGATGGTGACAAACGCAATTATACAGAAGTATATGAGAAGTTATTGCCCATCATCCGTCCCGGTGGTTATATCCTCGCTGACAACACATTGTGGGACTGGCACGTCATTGACCCTGCCTACGATCACGACCAACAAACAATTGGCATCCGACATTTCAATGACTTTATTGCAAAAGACGACCGCATTGAGAAGGTTATCCTCCCTTTACGCGATGGATTGACATTGATTAGAAAGAAATAA
- a CDS encoding FtsX-like permease family protein, with translation MNFPFYIARRYLFSKKSTHAINVISLISVLGVAVATMALVVVLSGFNGFSDLVASFFTNFDPQIKIEAAKGKAMSANDPLLLKVKKLPMVEVATECVEDQALAVYHDRQAMVNVKGVEDNFDSLTHISNILYGEGDFRLHTANLQYGVLGIRLAQDLGTGVEWQDYLHIYAPQREGQYDASNPTDAFVKDSLISPGVLFQVKQMKYDKGYIITSLEFARRVFNRQGEITSLELRMKPGVDIDKAKEEIQTLLGDNYKVLDRYEQQADTFNIMRIEKLFAYVFLTFILMVACFNIIGSLSMLIIDKKNDVITLRNLGATDGQIRRIFLFEGRMISAAGAVIGIALGLLLCWLQQTYGLVQLGDQAGNFVVNAYPISVHPEDIITIFLTVILVGWLSVWYPVRYMSRKLTRD, from the coding sequence ATGAACTTCCCTTTTTACATTGCCCGCCGTTACCTCTTCTCAAAGAAGAGTACACATGCCATCAACGTTATCAGTCTTATCTCCGTACTCGGTGTGGCTGTGGCGACAATGGCGTTGGTCGTTGTATTGAGCGGATTCAATGGTTTCTCTGACCTTGTCGCATCCTTTTTCACCAACTTCGATCCACAAATAAAGATTGAGGCAGCCAAGGGTAAGGCTATGTCAGCTAACGACCCATTGCTCTTAAAGGTTAAGAAACTGCCTATGGTAGAAGTTGCTACAGAGTGCGTAGAAGACCAAGCATTGGCTGTCTATCATGACAGACAGGCGATGGTGAACGTGAAGGGAGTAGAAGACAACTTCGACTCGCTGACGCATATCAGTAATATTCTCTATGGTGAAGGTGACTTCAGACTTCACACTGCCAACCTGCAATACGGTGTTCTTGGTATCAGATTGGCACAAGACCTCGGTACTGGGGTAGAATGGCAGGATTATCTACACATCTATGCACCACAACGAGAGGGACAGTACGATGCATCTAATCCTACCGATGCCTTCGTAAAGGATTCATTGATATCCCCTGGAGTACTTTTCCAAGTGAAGCAGATGAAGTATGACAAGGGGTACATTATCACCTCTCTCGAGTTCGCACGCCGTGTCTTCAACCGACAGGGAGAGATTACCTCACTTGAATTACGCATGAAACCGGGTGTCGATATTGACAAAGCTAAGGAAGAAATACAAACCCTTCTCGGTGACAATTACAAGGTATTAGACCGCTATGAACAGCAGGCTGATACGTTTAATATCATGCGTATTGAGAAACTCTTTGCCTACGTCTTCCTCACGTTTATCCTTATGGTGGCGTGCTTTAACATCATTGGTTCGCTCTCTATGCTCATCATTGACAAGAAGAATGACGTTATTACCCTGCGCAACCTCGGTGCAACAGATGGTCAGATACGTCGTATCTTCCTCTTTGAAGGTCGAATGATATCTGCAGCGGGGGCTGTTATCGGTATTGCACTCGGCTTATTACTCTGCTGGTTGCAACAGACATACGGACTTGTACAGCTCGGTGATCAAGCAGGAAACTTCGTTGTCAATGCTTATCCAATCAGTGTTCACCCCGAAGATATCATCACTATCTTCCTCACAGTTATCCTTGTTGGCTGGCTTTCTGTGTGGTATCCTGTACGTTATATGAGTCGTAAACTGACGAGGGATTAA
- the rhuM gene encoding virulence protein RhuM/Fic/DOC family protein — translation MTENLNDKIIIYQSEDGKTQLDVKLEGETVWLSTKQMAELFDKEESNIRRHVNNVFKEAELTRENNVHFLHVNGIKKPVPYYTLDVIISVGYRVHSQRGVRFRQWANSVLKQYLVKGYAINENIRKHQIAELRQLIQVLGRAIQQQPAKTTDESNALFDVVVDYTYALDTLDNYDYQRLHIAKTTKEEPFHATYENAMHEIDVLRQKFGGSVLFGNEKDESFKSSIGQIYQTFDGTELYPSVEEKAAMLLYLVTKNHSFSDGNKRIAATLFLWFMNNNAILYRPDGTKRIADNTLVALTLMIAESKTEEKDIMVKVVVNLINQAN, via the coding sequence ATGACTGAGAATCTAAACGACAAAATTATCATCTATCAAAGTGAAGATGGTAAAACCCAACTTGATGTGAAGTTGGAAGGAGAGACCGTGTGGCTAAGTACAAAGCAAATGGCAGAACTCTTTGACAAAGAAGAGTCAAACATACGAAGACACGTAAACAATGTTTTTAAAGAAGCAGAACTAACACGAGAGAATAACGTGCATTTTTTGCACGTTAATGGTATAAAAAAGCCTGTCCCATATTATACTCTTGATGTAATTATATCTGTAGGCTACCGAGTACATAGCCAAAGGGGCGTTCGTTTCCGCCAATGGGCAAACTCAGTTCTCAAGCAATATCTTGTCAAAGGCTATGCTATCAACGAGAACATTCGCAAACATCAGATTGCAGAACTACGCCAACTCATACAAGTATTAGGCAGAGCCATCCAGCAACAACCTGCAAAGACGACGGACGAAAGCAATGCACTCTTTGACGTCGTTGTAGACTATACCTACGCACTCGACACACTCGACAACTATGATTACCAGCGATTACATATCGCCAAGACTACCAAAGAAGAGCCATTCCATGCCACATACGAGAATGCTATGCACGAGATAGATGTTCTTCGACAGAAGTTTGGTGGTTCGGTACTCTTTGGTAATGAGAAGGATGAGTCCTTCAAAAGTTCTATCGGACAAATCTATCAGACCTTTGATGGTACGGAACTTTATCCAAGTGTGGAGGAGAAAGCAGCTATGCTTCTCTATCTTGTCACTAAGAATCACTCGTTCAGTGATGGAAACAAGCGCATTGCAGCCACTCTCTTCCTATGGTTTATGAACAACAATGCCATCCTCTATCGTCCTGATGGCACCAAGCGAATTGCTGACAACACCCTCGTTGCCCTCACCCTAATGATTGCTGAGAGCAAGACAGAGGAAAAGGATATAATGGTAAAGGTAGTGGTGAACCTTATCAACCAAGCCAATTAA
- the aroQ gene encoding type II 3-dehydroquinate dehydratase, with the protein MKVIIINGPNLNLLGVREPEIYGSLSMDTFLSQLRESYPNSTIDYYQSNVEGELINKLQETGFSYDGIILNAGAYTHTSIALLDCIRSLQTPVIEVHISNVNDREDFRRHSMIAPACKGTIQGFGLNSYRLAMEALSLL; encoded by the coding sequence ATGAAAGTAATCATTATTAATGGTCCTAACTTGAACCTCTTAGGGGTGCGTGAACCTGAAATATATGGTAGTTTGTCTATGGACACGTTTCTTTCACAACTGCGTGAGAGCTATCCTAACAGTACCATTGACTATTACCAAAGTAATGTTGAGGGCGAACTCATCAACAAACTGCAGGAAACCGGATTCTCGTATGATGGTATCATCCTCAATGCTGGGGCTTATACGCATACAAGTATTGCGCTTTTGGATTGCATCCGTTCTCTGCAAACACCAGTGATTGAAGTACATATCAGTAATGTTAACGACCGTGAGGACTTCCGTCGACACTCTATGATTGCCCCTGCCTGCAAGGGAACTATTCAGGGCTTTGGTCTTAACAGTTACAGGTTGGCTATGGAAGCTTTGTCACTCCTATAA